A window of the Garra rufa chromosome 10, GarRuf1.0, whole genome shotgun sequence genome harbors these coding sequences:
- the LOC141344136 gene encoding phospholipid scramblase 1: protein MATNNGYQIDLQPQKNAISPAPPYSQGPAIPGQGQVPVMPVPQRPAGCPPGLEYLTQIDQLLVQQKVELAEVILGWETNNKYIVKNSMGQQVYYVAEENDCCNRQFCGPLRSFVLHVQDNMGQEVMTLTRPLKCGSCCFPCCLQELEIQSPPGNPIGYVIQNWHPFIPKYTIQNEKKEAVLKIVGPFCSCRCCADVNFDVLSMDESTKVGRIAKQWTGLVREAFTDADNFGISFPMDLDVKIKAVLFGACFLIDFMFFEHNK from the exons ATGGCAACAAATAATG GTTACCAAATTGACCTCCAACCACAGAAAAATGCTATTAGTCCTGCCCCTCCTTATAGCCAGGGACCAGCCATACCAGGTCAAG GTCAAGTGCCCGTGATGCCAGTTCCACAAAGACCCGCTGGCTGCCCACCAGGACTGGAGTACCTGACCCAG ATTGATCAACTTCTTGTACAGCAGAAAGTTGAGCTGGCTGAAG TTATATTGGGCTGGGAGACCAACAATAAGTACATAGTGAAGAACAGTATGGGGCAACAGGTATACTATGTGGCTGAGGAAAACGACTGCTGTAATAGACAGTTTTGTGGACCACTGCGGTCATTCGTCCTCCATGTTCAGGATAACATGGGACAGGAAGTGATGACACTCACTCGTCCTTTGAAGTGTGGAAGCTGCTGTTTCCCCTGTTGCCTGCAAGAG CTTGAAATCCAGTCTCCACCAGGCAATCCGATTGGATATGTGATCCAGAATTGGCATCCTTTCATTCCCAAGTATACCATACAGAATGAGAAAAAAGAAGCAGTTCTGAAGATCGTGGGGCCGTTCTGTTCATGCAGATGTTGCGCTGATGTGAACTTTGAT GTTTTGTCCATGGATGAATCAACAAAAGTGGGCAGAATCGCTAAGCAATGGACAGGTCTGGTGAGAGAAGCTTTCACTGATGCTGACAATTTTGGAATCTCATTTCCTATGGATCTGGACGTGAAGATCAAAGCTGTTCTTTTTGGAGCATGTTTTCTCATA GACTTCATGTTCTTTgaacacaataaataa